A window of Amaranthus tricolor cultivar Red isolate AtriRed21 chromosome 8, ASM2621246v1, whole genome shotgun sequence genomic DNA:
TTGGGTTGACTGAAACTTGAAACGACCCAACCCAAAGTTGACCCAATCCGTAGCTCGCTTGCCTGAACGTTTTGATAGATATACTTTGTAATGAATCCAATATTTCTGAAGAGTGAATGACATAGGTTTACAGCACTCGACTGAACTAAGCAAAGTGTTGTGTGTAAGAAGTTTATATCAGTTACTTAGTATTCTTGTACTTAAGACTATCCATATGTGCATACTTCTTTGCTCTATTTTTTACTATCAGTACATGTTGCAGCCTTTGGAGAACAACTGCTCAGAAATGATTGATGCTGAAAAAGTCTCTGAGATCAATATGGCATCCTCTGTTGAGTTGGGTGCATCACTGCTAGAACAACTTGGTAATGCATTTGCTGAGTTGAATAATAACGAGATTGGTCCTGGCAACCAGGTCCCATGGAATGATGTTGAAGCACATTTCCGAAACTTGGAGTCATTGGTGAAGAAGAAACTTGAAGAAGTTGAAGCCAAGGAGAAGGAATTTACGGAGAGGAAAACTCGCAATCACATGGTTCTTGCTGAGAGAGAGGTAGCTGTTGTGGCAAAGGAACAGGATTTGCTTGATAAGTTGCAAGAACTAAAAGATGCTGCTTTGGCTGCCATCTCTGAAGCTAGGGAAAAAATTGTTCCAGAATTTTTGGATGCCGACGGAAATAAGGTAAGCTGCTCTGTTGATGATGAAAATGCATCACTTGACACCCAAGGAAAATCCCCTCGAAATATGGGGGAAGGTGTTGAAGGTGCTGCTGTGGAGGTTAATCCTCTTGAAAAGCTGACACAATTTTGTGAGCAGATGGATTCTATAGGACTCCAAAACTTTGTCGTGGAAAACCTAAAAAAGGTTTCTTCTTTCTGGAAAGAACAGCTGTCAGTTGCACTTGGTAGTGCGACTGAACCAGCCCGTTTGGTGCTTGATGCACTGGAGGGATTCTTCCCTCCAACAGAAATAACTCAAGAGGGGGATGCTGCCCTCCGTGGCATGCGTCAATCTTGTTTAATCCTTATGGAGGCCCTGTCTGCCATTTTATCAAAGGCTGACTATGCTGCAGACATTTTTACCCCTGAAATCCAGCAGCAGGCCATCTCTATTGCCAATGATTGGAAGCTTAAGCTGACTGGCGAAAGCGGTAATGCTATTA
This region includes:
- the LOC130820800 gene encoding FRIGIDA-like protein 3 isoform X1; the protein is MIDAEKVSEINMASSVELGASLLEQLGNAFAELNNNEIGPGNQVPWNDVEAHFRNLESLVKKKLEEVEAKEKEFTERKTRNHMVLAEREVAVVAKEQDLLDKLQELKDAALAAISEAREKIVPEFLDADGNKVSCSVDDENASLDTQGKSPRNMGEGVEGAAVEVNPLEKLTQFCEQMDSIGLQNFVVENLKKVSSFWKEQLSVALGSATEPARLVLDALEGFFPPTEITQEGDAALRGMRQSCLILMEALSAILSKADYAADIFTPEIQQQAISIANDWKLKLTGESGNAITNGKSLEVEGFLWLLATFRIASEFDAEELCKYALAVASHRQATVLCRSLDLTQKMPGVVETLIEKGRLIDAVHFIHAFDLSEAFPPIPLLKTYLKEIRRNSQGNGSIALQNSYNARELAAINNVIECVEQYKLEDSYPLDPLYKRVYQLDKTSKLDKKRLFGSSKQNQQQKRPKSDGGSQDRRARGFGRGRHGPPPSGTAYNGVAERQIPTVPGPYSYPVSSQALYNAPTNDQSMSYYPQNPVSTGPHYAAAPTYAAAPTYAAAPTHVAAPTYAAAPTYPSYQQAPHQPQA